A window of Exiguobacterium sp. Helios genomic DNA:
CCAGATTGTTTACAAGTCTTGATATGTTCGTACGTTACTGCATGTTTTGTCATCGGTTTAATTCCTCTCTCGTTAAGAACATTGCGTCTCCGAAACTAAAGAATCGGTAATTTTGCGCAACAGCTTCTTCATAGGCATGTAATATGTGTTCACGGGTCGATAGAGCGGATACGAGCATGATCAAAGTCGACTTCGGTAAGTGGAAGTTCGTGATCAAGCCGTCGATTCCTTTGATTTCCTGCCCCGGATAGATAAAGATATCCGTCCAACCGGATGCTTCGACGAAATCCCCGTGATCCCGGATGACGGTTTCAAGTGTCCGGGTCGAAGTTGTTCCGACGGCAATGATCCGTCCGCCGTTTTTACGGGTCTCCCGTAAAATCTTCGCAGAGGACTCCGGTAATTCGTAGTATTCACTGTGCATTTTGTGACTGTCCACGTCATCGACGGAGACCGGACGGAATGTCCCGAGTCCGACGTGTAATGTTAACGGTGCAAGCTGAACGCCTTTATCCGTCAGTGCCTGCAACAGTTCCGGTGTAAAATGCAGACCTGCCGTCGGGGCTGCCGCACTCCCCCGTTCCCGGGCGTAGACCGTCTGGTAACGGTCCTGATCTTCGAGTTGTTCATGGATATAAGGTGGCAAAGGCATCGTCCCGAGCTGATCGAGTACTTCATAAAAAATGCCGGTGTACGAGAACTTCAGGATTCGCCCGCCATCGTCGAGTGCTTCGACACATTCCGCCCGGAGCAATCCGTCACCGAATGACAGGACAGTTCCCGGTTTAACGCGTTTCGCCGGTTTTGCGAGCGTCTCCCAGACATCTTCGCTCGTCTGCTTGAGCAATAACAGTTCAATTTTACCGCCGGTCTCTTCTTTGACACCAAACAGTCGGGCCGGTAAGACCTTCGTATCATTGATGACGAGCGTATCTCCTGCGTTAAAATACGAGACGATATCATGAAATTTTTCATGACGAAGGGCGCCTGTTTCCCGATTGACGACCATCAACTTTGAACTTGTCCGATCGAGCAATGGCACTTGGGCAATCTGTTCTTCCGGTAAATGAAAATCAAATAAATTTACATCCATCTTTAGTTTCCTTCTTTCAATCCTAAATGTTGCCGCGCAAACGGCGTCAAGACACGACCGCGTGGTGTCCGTTGTAAAAATCCTTGTTGTAGTAAATAAGGTTCGTAGACGTCTTCAATCGTCTGCGCATCTTCGCCGATCGTCGCTGCAATCGTCTCAAGACCAACCGGTCCTCCGGCAAACCGTTCGGCAAGCGAACGTAACAGACGGTGATCAACATCATCCAGTCCAAGCGCATCGACATGCAAACGATCGAGTGCACTCGTCGCAAGTGTCGCGTCGATTGCGGTCTGATGCGCGACTTGCGCAAAATCACGGACACGTCGTAACAACCGGTTGGCAACCCGTGGTGTCCCGCGGGAACGAAGCGCAATGGCTTCTGCTGCCATCCGGTCTGCTTCAAAGCCAAACAAACGGGATGTCCGTGTGACAATCGCCGACAGTTCCGGCATCGTATAGTACTCCAGTTTCAGCGTCACACCAAAGCGGTCACGAAGCGGAGCCGACAACATGCCTGCCCGTGTCGTTGCTCCGACTAGCGTAAACGGTGGCAAATCAATCCGTACGCTGCGTGCCAACTCCCCTTGACCGATGACGATATCAAGACAATAGTCTTCCATAGCCGGATAAAGAATCTCCTCAATCGACCGGCTCAACCGGTGAATTTCGTCAATAAACAAGACGTCTCCCGGTTCGAGCGAAGACAAAATTGCCGCGAGATCCCCCGGCCGTTCAATCGCCGGGCCAGCTGTCGTCTTGATGCCGACGCCCATCTCGTTGGCAATGATTGTCGCAAGTGTCGTCTTCCCAAGACCGGGAGGACCGTATAAAAGCACGTGATCCAGTGTTTCCTGACGGATTTTTGCCGCTTGGATAAAGACACTCAAGTTGCCTTTCGCCTTTTCCTGACCAATGTACTGATCCAGTGTCTGAGGACGTAAACTCCACTCTTCCTGATCTTCCGCATGTGCGGATTCTGACAAAATCCGTTCTTCCACGTTCTCACCTCACATTCAATAACAACTGCAACGCCCGCTTCACATATTGGTCCGTCGACAACACTTCACCTTGAAGTGCTTTTTTGACTTTCTCGACTTCCCGTTCACTGTATCCGAGTGCCGTCAAGGCTTCACATGCTTCATTCAATTCCGCATTTCCCTGGGCAAATAATCCTTCACTTGGAATATAGTCAGGTGCGAGCTCAGCCAGTTTCCCTTTTAAATCAAGCGTCATCTGCTTCGCTGTCTTTTTACCGACACCCGGGAACTTAATCAAATAACTTTCCTTCTCCTGCTCGATTGCTTCAACAAGCGCATCGACATCTCCTGACGCCACGATGGCAAGTGATCCTTTAGGACCAATCCCTGTTACGCCAAGCAATTTCGTAAACAGCGCCCGTTCACGTCTTGAACGGAATCCGAACAAGACTTCCTGGTCTTCTCTGACATAATGATACGTATATACGATAACCTGTTCGTCTCCGGTCCGATAAAAAAACGGGTTCGGTGCTACGATTTTGTAGCCAATCCCCCCGACCTCGATCGTCACGAATTCCGCACAGACATAAGCGACTTCGCCGCGTACGAATTCTATCACTTTTGCACGCTCCCATCCATTAACAAACTCTCGTGTTATTGTAGCATATAACGAGGAGGCTCTTCAAAACGTAATTCTCCATAACTGAGACTGTCACGATGGAAATTTGCGTATTCTACTTCTCTCAAAAAAATGAAACAGAGCAACGGATGTCGCATTCCGTTGCCCTGTTTCGTAGTGCGTGAATTGTTCGAGTCCGCTTTACTTTTCGTACTGTTACGAGCGTTCCAGCATCCGTTCGAGTGCGAGGACTGCATAGCGTGTCGTTTCCGGATCGACGGTGATGACATTGACCGGCTGACCGGATTCAATTTGTTCGAGTGACCAGGCGAGGTGCGGTAAATCAATCCGGTTCATCGTCAGACACGGACACATGAATGGATTCAAGGACACGATGTCGAGTTCCGGATAATCTTTTGCCAGCCGTTGGACTAAGTTCATTTCTGTCCCGATGGCCCACTTCGTTCCAGGTTCCGCCTGTCTGATTTGATCAATGATATACGCTGTCGAACCATTCAAATCTGACGCTGCGACGACTTCAAAGGAACATTCCGGGTGAACAAGAATTTTCCGTTCGGGATCTGCTTTACGGAACTGCTCAATCTGTTCGACCGTGAACTTCTCATGAACAGAACAATGTCCCTTCCACAGTACGACCCGGATGTCCTCATCCGCTCCGTCAAACACCAACTGATCGGTAATCGGATCCCAGACAGCCATCTGTTCGAGCGGAATTCCCAAGGCATGCGCCGTATTCCGTCCGAGATGTTGATCGGGCAGGAAGAAGAGGATGTCGCGTTCAGCAAGTGCCCACTCGACCATTCGAACTGCATTCGAGGAAGTAACGGTTGCTCCGCCGTGACGACCGACAAACGCTTTGATTTCAGCTGTTGAATTGACATACGTCAACGGGAGAATCGATCGCCCCAACCGGTTCGTCAACACGCCATATGCCCGTTCCGTCTGAAAGCCGTTCGCCATATCAGCCATTGAACAGCCGGCCCGCATATCCGGCAAGACGACCGTATGCTGTTGATCCGTCAGCATATCCGCCGTCTCTGCCATGAAATGAACACCGCAAAAAACTGTATAGTCGGCATCCGTCATCTGTTTCGCCACTTGCGCGAGTTGGAGTGAATCTCCTGTTGCATCCGCAAACTGAACGACCTCATCTTTTTGATAATGATGCGCCGGTAAAAATAGCCTTGATCCCATCCGCTGTTTGACCCCTTCGATGATTGCCACTAATTCTGCATCTGTTTTTTCTAAGTATGTTCTCGGAATCCCTTGCTCTGTAAATAAATTAAGACTCATCTTTTTTTCCTCCCGCAATTTTCATACTGATGTCTAACGCCGGTGCCGAATGGGTCAATGCACCAAGTGAGATATAATCTGCTCCGCACTCACCATATGCCGGTAACGTATCCAGTGTGATTCCGCCTGATACTTCGACCGTAATCGTTCGCGGAATCCATGACCGGAACAACTTGATCTCTTCCGGTGTTCGGTTGTCGAGCATGATGATATCGACACCGGCTGCGACTGCTTCCTTGACCTCTTCACTTGTCTCGACCTCCACCTCAATCGGTGTCGTGTGACCGACTTGTGCCTTCGCCCGACTGACGGCAGCTGTAATTGAACCGGCGACGGTGATGTGATTATCTTTGATCATGACGGCATCATCGAGTCGACCGCGGTGATTAAATCCGCCCCCGATCCGAACTGCATGTTTTTCAAGCATCCGGAGACCCGGTGTTGTTTTCCGTGTATCGGCAATCCGGACTTTCCCACCGACAAGATTTACTGCCTGGTGCGTCAAGGTCGAGATTCCCGACGTTCGTTGTATGAGATTTAAAGCGACCCGCTCTCCCGTCAGAATCGCCTGCAGGCGACCGGACCATTTCGCGACCACTTGTCCTCGGGAAATCGGTTGTCCGTCCCGGACGATCGTTTCGTGTTCGACTTCGAGCAGTCGGGCTAATTCGCCCAATACAGCTTCACCGCAAAAAATACCGGACTCTTTCGCCATGAATTGACCGGTTCCTTGTTCATCGCC
This region includes:
- the queA gene encoding tRNA preQ1(34) S-adenosylmethionine ribosyltransferase-isomerase QueA, which gives rise to MDVNLFDFHLPEEQIAQVPLLDRTSSKLMVVNRETGALRHEKFHDIVSYFNAGDTLVINDTKVLPARLFGVKEETGGKIELLLLKQTSEDVWETLAKPAKRVKPGTVLSFGDGLLRAECVEALDDGGRILKFSYTGIFYEVLDQLGTMPLPPYIHEQLEDQDRYQTVYARERGSAAAPTAGLHFTPELLQALTDKGVQLAPLTLHVGLGTFRPVSVDDVDSHKMHSEYYELPESSAKILRETRKNGGRIIAVGTTSTRTLETVIRDHGDFVEASGWTDIFIYPGQEIKGIDGLITNFHLPKSTLIMLVSALSTREHILHAYEEAVAQNYRFFSFGDAMFLTREELNR
- the ruvB gene encoding Holliday junction branch migration DNA helicase RuvB gives rise to the protein MEERILSESAHAEDQEEWSLRPQTLDQYIGQEKAKGNLSVFIQAAKIRQETLDHVLLYGPPGLGKTTLATIIANEMGVGIKTTAGPAIERPGDLAAILSSLEPGDVLFIDEIHRLSRSIEEILYPAMEDYCLDIVIGQGELARSVRIDLPPFTLVGATTRAGMLSAPLRDRFGVTLKLEYYTMPELSAIVTRTSRLFGFEADRMAAEAIALRSRGTPRVANRLLRRVRDFAQVAHQTAIDATLATSALDRLHVDALGLDDVDHRLLRSLAERFAGGPVGLETIAATIGEDAQTIEDVYEPYLLQQGFLQRTPRGRVLTPFARQHLGLKEGN
- the ruvA gene encoding Holliday junction branch migration protein RuvA; protein product: MIEFVRGEVAYVCAEFVTIEVGGIGYKIVAPNPFFYRTGDEQVIVYTYHYVREDQEVLFGFRSRRERALFTKLLGVTGIGPKGSLAIVASGDVDALVEAIEQEKESYLIKFPGVGKKTAKQMTLDLKGKLAELAPDYIPSEGLFAQGNAELNEACEALTALGYSEREVEKVKKALQGEVLSTDQYVKRALQLLLNVR
- the nadA gene encoding quinolinate synthase NadA encodes the protein MSLNLFTEQGIPRTYLEKTDAELVAIIEGVKQRMGSRLFLPAHHYQKDEVVQFADATGDSLQLAQVAKQMTDADYTVFCGVHFMAETADMLTDQQHTVVLPDMRAGCSMADMANGFQTERAYGVLTNRLGRSILPLTYVNSTAEIKAFVGRHGGATVTSSNAVRMVEWALAERDILFFLPDQHLGRNTAHALGIPLEQMAVWDPITDQLVFDGADEDIRVVLWKGHCSVHEKFTVEQIEQFRKADPERKILVHPECSFEVVAASDLNGSTAYIIDQIRQAEPGTKWAIGTEMNLVQRLAKDYPELDIVSLNPFMCPCLTMNRIDLPHLAWSLEQIESGQPVNVITVDPETTRYAVLALERMLERS
- the nadC gene encoding carboxylating nicotinate-nucleotide diphosphorylase — translated: MNRWYLRRQLEDFLVEDIGHQDVTSEVCLIGDEQGTGQFMAKESGIFCGEAVLGELARLLEVEHETIVRDGQPISRGQVVAKWSGRLQAILTGERVALNLIQRTSGISTLTHQAVNLVGGKVRIADTRKTTPGLRMLEKHAVRIGGGFNHRGRLDDAVMIKDNHITVAGSITAAVSRAKAQVGHTTPIEVEVETSEEVKEAVAAGVDIIMLDNRTPEEIKLFRSWIPRTITVEVSGGITLDTLPAYGECGADYISLGALTHSAPALDISMKIAGGKKDES